A window of Macadamia integrifolia cultivar HAES 741 unplaced genomic scaffold, SCU_Mint_v3 scaffold823, whole genome shotgun sequence genomic DNA:
ACCTAAGTAAGATCCAACAAAATATTTTCCCAAAAGTAGAAAGAAAATTCATTAATAAGTTGCAAAGGCAACAACCAAATACCTACAGCCTAAGATGACTACCCAGATATTCATAAAATACAATATAAGaacaatcacattttttccagAATTCCTAAAATGCTAAAGTGAATACTACTCATGTAAAGCCATGAAACAATGTCCATGAAAGGGGGGATACAGTTGTGAGAGAAGTAATTATCATTTCAAGCTTTCCTCCGGTTTTCCAAGTATAttaatagaagagaagagagaaaaaaaaaataatggaaacaaGTCCTCCATCAATGGTAGAACACATTAGCTACTCTTCACGTTCGGGGTGAGGATTCTGACATTTTTTTCCTGGTGCCAATGTATAGGAAAAGGGAACAGAACCCAAATATAATCAATCTGAGTATACAATAGGTCTAAAGAACTTCCCAATAAACCAAGCACAGGTGAGTCCTCCCAACAAACCATACTTGACCTAGATCACTTCCTGAAGCATTGATCCCTGCAGAAGAATGACATACACCTTTTTTCTTTGATCAGATAGCTAACCTCAGTGTAGGTATCCCCATGAACATGGATCAGTAATATTCCTTGTGCATTAGTCATTTGATCTAGTCTAAGAAGAAATGTTTTTTATGGGATATTCTCAGTGTAACCATGTAATGAGGTGTGTACAAACTTGGTTGCTGTTATACGAAGGAGGGAAATTTTGGTACAACTGCAGCCTCAGCCCTTAATGTAATAAACTGTGATTGCATAGCAaaacttcatattttttttttttcactcctcCGGTCAAGACTTCTTTGCATAGCTCATATCATCAATGTCGTaaaccatggttctaagtatcagcTGATACCCAAAATGTATTAGTATCACCAGAGACCAATACAGATCGGTTGTATCCGCCAAAAAagtgttccttttttttttttaggtatgtATGATACCGGCCTGATACAGATACGGATCAGGCTGTATCAAcatcatatcggtatcggacAAGATTGATGAGAACACTAATACCTATAACCTTAATTGTAAATACTTTGATCCCATATCTTTTGAAAGGATGCTAGTATGTCACCCTGTTCAGACTTCTCCTTCGGTCATTTTGATGAATTATTGATGCCATCCATGTTTGACATGAGCCAAACTAATAATTCATGTTTCATCATTAATTAAAGGGATGGGAGAGGGGGACCAAACTTATACTATATTATAGCAGAACAGAACTATAATGGCTTTATACAAATCCTTTCTCAGATGGTATGTGCTTCTGTCTAAATGTCTGGTATGGTCCATCACATGATCACATCCCCACCATTTTCTTATCACTAACCTTATGTACaactaaaaagaagaaaacataacCAATGAACAAAGAGAGCCTACATACACCAACCCcagaaaaaagggggaaaaaaaccaACAAATTAAGATCAACTGCGATGGAGAAGTAATGCAATTTTCAAGTTATTaccatatttttctttattgatttCATAGCTTTTCAATAAGCTGCATAACAAATCCAATATACATACAAGAAATCCGatttgaaacaaatatttgaagagaagaagaagaagatctgCTGTTAGTTAATTTAGTGATGatacaaagaaaatatttcacaTTCATAAAGATCCAGAAATTTCAAATCTTTAACAAAcatttcatcttcatcatggTCTTCTGAAAAAACTCTCTCCTACTTCTACAACTGCTGAAGAATTTCACACAGATGATTGGAAGTCCCATGAAATGAAGATGGATGGGGCTTCAGGAGATGAGAATGGTAACAAGTCCAGATTATAACCTTGGGTATTTAGACTAGAGAATGAACAAAAAACTGCTCAATATCTCTTCTGACTATTCTCTACCTGAGCACTTGCATTTCCTCTGATGCTCAGAGAGTTCCTGCCAAAGTGCAGGGTTTTAAATGGATCAAAATTCTGGTTTTTGATAGCATGAATGTAGAATCCTGTTTCATACCATGAATCCAATTTCACATATTTCTAGTTCATGTAATGGAATACCTGAATCTGTTTCTGTAGGAGCTTGACATACTCAACTGCTTCCTCTAACATGTCTGCAGTATTCGTTTGCTGCAAGTAACGATCCGGGAAACCATGGAATCATAATTAGAAAGGAACTCCAACCTAATTTTTTACTTTGGGCTTGAAAGTCAGAATCTGGGTGAACttgaaaatttctcaaaaaaccCATCTTCTAAAGTAATCATAAGATTGAACTAGACAAGCAGACTTACCTTGTCCATATTGGGCACCAGTTCTTGAAGCTTCCTTATCCTGTCACTGATTCGAGTCCTACGAACCTGATCAAGACACTAACTATATATCAAAAAGCAGAAACGATAtagaaattattaaaagaaCTCCAAAAGTAGAAGGGTAATCAATCCAATCTTACCCTCTCTGCGATGCTGCGAGGATGGGTCGCACAGCCACGCTTTGCTCTAACTCTGCAAGGAACTGAATCCGCGAAAAGCTTCTCCATCTCCAAATCCAAGAAACCAGACATCCCAACCTGCGAGTTGCCACTGTGCTCTCCTCTCTACCAATCCACAAAAAAACCCGTCAGAATCAGCAATAAAAAGCAGAGATCCATCACAACCAGCCCAGATAATTACCACTTGAGCCAAATTAGCTGcttcttgctcagaatttctcTCCCTTGCTCGTTTATTTGTGGGAATATCAGGCATCGGAGGAAACTCGTGACTACCCATAAAGCCAGAGACGAATTCATCACCCCCAATACCTGAAGATGAATTCAGCTGAGCAAAAAATTCCGCTGGAGAACTGTTCTGTCTGAAGAAGTTGTGACTAGGCGCAGCCATGGAGGTCTGAAAGAAATTGGGGTCAGACTCAGCCGAACTGTAATTTTCCGAGTTCCTGAAATTTGTTGTTGATGAACTGTTCACAGGAGCTTGAGATAGACATTGGGTTTGTGGAATAAGCTCATCTTCTTGAAGCAGAGTATCAAACCAAGTCGCCGGAGCTGACCGGAACCTTGAAAGCCTTGTGGGTTCAAAACCACCagcgccaccaccaccacttccacctccacctccaccgcTAGTACCCATATGTTGTTGCATCTACAGCTTTGATGGGTAGTAATTTCCTTGTTCAAAAACTGCTAAAACGTTTCAGAAATCAGAACAGAGAAGCAGAAGAAGCCCAAGAAGCTATGAGCCTGAAGCCCTTGTCTCTAGTGTTCTGTTTCACTTCTCCTTGAAGATTGAGAAGCTCTAGAAAGTTTTGGCTTTTAGCCTCTGCGTGGCTTTATTTGGGAGTGTTTCTCAAAAGCGTACAGCGTTGTCTTTACGGgtatttaaaaatattgttgagGTCATTTTGGGAAACATATGATATTAGTGATTTTGAACTCTTATtcttaagattttatttttattttttggctttttgaagTAAATTTAAGGAGTGGACAATGAAGTGGCTGAAACTGTGACCTAATAGCCAACTCACGTTGTAAAAACAGCTAATAAAAAGCTAAAGGTGGCCAAGACGTTGACTTTTCGTCAGTTATAAACCCTTCAAGCAATAGGGTGTGGAGGGGGACCATTGGTTGGAAAATGAGTAACAAATGGGTCACTGACATGGAAGCTGAAGCTATCACCAACAAATCCAAAGAGTTGAAAGAGCATCTAAGGACATTTGTG
This region includes:
- the LOC122070105 gene encoding transcription factor bHLH80, producing the protein MQQHMGTSGGGGGGSGGGGAGGFEPTRLSRFRSAPATWFDTLLQEDELIPQTQCLSQAPVNSSSTTNFRNSENYSSAESDPNFFQTSMAAPSHNFFRQNSSPAEFFAQLNSSSGIGGDEFVSGFMGSHEFPPMPDIPTNKRARERNSEQEAANLAQVRGEHSGNSQVGMSGFLDLEMEKLFADSVPCRVRAKRGCATHPRSIAERVRRTRISDRIRKLQELVPNMDKQTNTADMLEEAVEYVKLLQKQIQELSEHQRKCKCSGRE